One Amaranthus tricolor cultivar Red isolate AtriRed21 chromosome 1, ASM2621246v1, whole genome shotgun sequence DNA window includes the following coding sequences:
- the LOC130828872 gene encoding transcription factor RADIALIS-like, whose translation MSSQGSGSTWTPKQNKAFERALAIYDKDTPDRWHNVARAVGGKTAQEVKKHYEDLLEDIKSIEAGQVPFPNYRNTGN comes from the coding sequence ATGTCGTCTCAGGGATCAGGATCCACTTGGACACCTAAGCAAAACAAGGCCTTTGAAAGGGCCCTAGCTATCTATGACAAAGACACACCTGATCGCTGGCACAATGTAGCCAGAGCAGTTGGAGGGAAAACTGCTCAAGAGGTTAAGAAGCATTATGAAGACCTCTTGGAAGACATCAAAAGCATCGAGGCAGGTCAAGTGCCCTTTCCTAACTACAGAAATACCGGTAACTGA
- the LOC130828889 gene encoding protein ARV 2: protein MNPRCVKCGQGVEKLYIQYSPGNIRLLKCSNCKSVADEYIECEVMILIIDLILHKPPAYRHLLFNLLRDKVQNFDALLFKLSIIFLALDAYKLWILNGISVEQSIMIMGLKTFGCALLGNVVFFCVLLVLPRRFLTFVDDFSGYRDVLLVVIVSSYLKLYMLSMLVWELPASVVYIIDLFVMSSNMVALRAITESPFRRCFGLCFGVHALKFFVNWLLK from the coding sequence ATGAATCCTCGATGTGTGAAGTGCGGCCAAGGAGTTGAAAAGCTCTACATTCAATATTCGCCAGGAAACATCCGACTGTTGAAATGCAGCAACTGCAAGTCAGTTGCTGACGAGTACATAGAGTGTGAGGTTATGATTCTCATAATTGATCTGATCCTTCACAAGCCCCCGGCTTACAGACACTTGCTCTTCAACTTGCTCCGCGACAAAGTTCAAAATTTTGACGCCTTGTTATTCAAGCTGTCCATTATCTTCCTCGCCCTTGATGCTTACAAGTTGTGGATTTTGAATGGGATCTCAGTTGAACAGTCGATTATGATCATGGGTTTGAAAACTTTCGGGTGTGCTCTTTTAGGAAATGTGGTGTTCTTTTGTGTGCTTTTGGTTTTACCAAGGAGGTTTTTGACTTTTGTAGATGATTTTTCTGGGTATAGAGATGTGCTGCTCGTAGTGATTGTCTCGAGCTACTTAAAGCTTTATATGTTGTCCATGTTAGTATGGGAATTGCCTGCATCAGTGGTTTATATCATTGATTTGTTTGTTATGTCGTCAAATATGGTGGCTTTGCGGGCGATAACGGAATCCCCTTTCAGGAGATGTTTCGGGTTATGTTTTGGTGTTCATGCCTTGAAGTTTTTTGTGAACTGGTTGCTGAAATAG
- the LOC130828864 gene encoding glycine-rich RNA-binding protein-like, which produces MAEVEYRCFVGGLAWATDDRALEEAFSPYGDVVDSKVINDRETGRSRGFGFVTFQSKEQLDAAIEGMNGQTLDGRQITVNEAQSRSGGGGGGGYGGRREGGGGYGGGGGGYGGRREGGGGGYGGGNRGYGGGGGGYGGNRREGGGGGYGGGGGGYSRGNSDGNWRN; this is translated from the exons ATGGCTGAAGTTGAGTACAGATGCTTTGTCGGTGGTCTCGCATGGGCCACCGATGACCGTGCCTTGGAAGAAGCTTTCTCACCGTATGGAGATGTCGTTGATTCGAAG GTTATCAATGACAGAGAGACTGGCAGATCTAGAGGATTTGGATTTGTCACATTCCAAAGCAAGGAGCAACTCGATGCAGCCATTGAAGGAATGAATGGTCAAACACTTGACGGACGTCAAATCACCGTTAACGAAGCCCAATCTCGCAGTGGAGGAGGAGGCGGTGGAGGTTACGGAGGACGCCGTGAAGGTGGTGGTGGTTATGGAGGTGGTGGTGGAGGTTACGGAGGACGTCGTGAAGGTGGTGGAGGAGGATACGGTGGTGGTAACCGTGGTTACGGAGGTGGAGGCGGTGGTTATGGTGGGAATCGCCGTGAAGGTGGTGGAGGTGGttatggtggtggtggtggtggttacTCTCGTGGTAACTCTGACGGAAACTGGAGGAATTAG
- the LOC130828881 gene encoding 3-ketoacyl-CoA synthase 4-like, with protein sequence MPETAETPSFNGVRTRHFRYLPDFLQSVGLKYVKIGFYYLMNHLLTLCLLPLISLTVIQASQMRYDDVYHFWVQLKYNAFTVVACCIILVFGSTVYFTTRPRSVYLVDFSLYHPPSEFRVRFKDFVEHSRLIGDFDESSIEFQRKILERSGLGEETVVPEAMHSIPPKPSMKAAREEAEQVLFGSLENLFTQTGIKPKEIGILVVNCSLFNPTPSLSAMIVNKFKLRGNIQSYNLGGMGCSAGVIAINLAKDLLQVHKNTYAIVVSTENITQNWYFGNKKSMLIPNCLFRVGGAAVLLSNKKKEKLRAKYRLNYVVRTHMGANDKAFNCVYQEQDEIGKTGVSLSKDLMAIAGDALRTNITTLGPLVLPISEQLLFFFTLVGRKFLNINVKPYIPDFKLAVEHFCIHAGGRAVIDELEKSLQLSPVHVEASRMTLHRFGNTSSSSIWYELGYIEAKHRMKKGHRVWQIAFGSGFKCNSIVWQALRDVKPSPKSPWLECIDRYPVEIKG encoded by the coding sequence ATGCCGGAAACCGCCGAAACGCCGTCGTTTAATGGTGTTCGTACCCGTCATTTTAGGTATTTACCTGATTTTCTCCAGAGTGTTGGTCTTAAATACGTCAAAATTGGTTTTTATTACCTTATGAATCACCTACTTACTCTCTGTTTACTTCCATTAATATCGTTGACCGTTATTCAAGCTTCTCAAATGCGATACGACGACGTTTACCACTTTTGGGTTCAACTTAAGTACAACGCTTTTACTGTTGTCGCTTGTTGTATTATTCTTGTATTTGGATCTACTGTTTACTTCACGACCCGACCCAGATCCGTTTACTTGGTGGATTTTTCATTGTACCATCCACCAAGTGAATTCCGGGTCAGATTCAAGGATTTTGTGGAACATTCTAGATTAATTGGAGATTTCGATGAATCTTCTATTGAGTTCCAAAGGAAGATTCTAGAGCGTTCTGGATTAGGGGAAGAAACAGTTGTTCCAGAAGCAATGCATTCAATTCCTCCAAAACCATCCATGAAAGCTGCAAGAGAAGAAGCTGAACAAGTTCTGTTTGGTTCTTTGGAAAATCTTTTTACTCAAACTGGAATCAAACCAAAAGAAATTGGTATTTTAGTAGTAAATTGCAGCTTATTTAATCCAACCCCATCATTATCTGCAATGATAGTGAATAAATTTAAACTTCGTGGGAATATTCAATCTTATAATCTTGGCGGAATGGGATGTTCAGCTGGGGTTATAGCAATTAATCTTGCTAAAGATCTTTTACAAGTTCATAAAAATACTTATGCTATTGTTGTTAGCACCGAAAACATAACCCAAAATTGGTATTTTGGGAATAAGAAATCAATGCTTATTCCCAATTGTTTGTTTCGAGTTGGTGGCGCAGCGGTTTTGctttctaataaaaaaaaagaaaaacttcgCGCCAAATACCGTCTTAATTATGTCGTCCGCACACATATGGGTGCGAACGACAAGGCTTTTAATTGTGTTTACCAAGAACAAGATGAAATTGGTAAAACTGGTGTTTCACTTTCTAAAGATTTGATGGCAATAGCTGGGGATGCACTAAGGACTAATATAACTACACTTGGTCCATTAGTACTTCCTATAAGTGAACAATTACTATTCTTCTTCACTCTTGTTGGGAggaaatttttaaatattaatgtgAAGCCTTATATTCCTGATTTTAAGCTTGCGGTCGAGCATTTTTGTATTCATGCTGGTGGAAGAGCCGTAATTGATGAGCTTGAGAAGAGCCTTCAGTTGAGTCCGGTCCATGTTGAAGCATCTAGGATGACGCTTCATAGGTTTGGGAACACGTCTTCGAGCTCAATTTGGTACGAGCTTGGGTATATTGAGGCTAAACATAGGATGAAGAAAGGGCATAGGGTATGGCAAATTGCATTTGGATCAGGGTTTAAGTGTAATAGTATTGTTTGGCAAGCATTAAGAGATGTTAAGCCATCACCAAAAAGTCCTTGGTTGGAATGTATTGATAGGTACCCTGTTGAGATTAAAGGTTAA
- the LOC130828897 gene encoding uncharacterized protein LOC130828897, whose amino-acid sequence MESQKHQAETTPSTTAPTPAITSCRKKKKEDATFLEDIKDHIDEFVNASMDEHKSCFKKTIQKMFGMSKVVAQRNSELQEVESVLPLQTTVSE is encoded by the exons ATGGAATCTCAAAAGCATCAAGCTGAAACTACACCATCGACTACTGCACCAACTCCCGCAATCACTTCATGTcggaagaaaaagaaagaagatgcAACTTTCCTCGAGGACATAAAAGATCATATTGATGAGTTTGTCAATGCTTCCATGGATGAACACAAGTCGTGcttcaagaaaaccattcaaaag ATGTTTGGCATGTCAAAGGTAGTAGCACAAAGGAATTCTGAGCTGCAAGAAGTAGAGAGTGTTCTTCCACTGCAGACAACAGTCTCAGAGTAA